In Halomarina salina, one DNA window encodes the following:
- a CDS encoding metallophosphoesterase, with the protein MIAVVSDTHGTDGHRLADRTLAAVRDADHVLHAGDFNTATVLDAFERETATFHGVTGNNDTVSVRERLPDRRTVDVGDVRIALTHGHDHTDTSLAMYGRQENADLVVVGHSHRPSFRYVGDVPVLNPGSYAEPRRYQPAHAELQRDPLGGRLVQPDGTELSRFEV; encoded by the coding sequence ATGATTGCGGTGGTTTCCGACACCCACGGCACCGACGGGCATCGACTGGCCGACCGGACGCTGGCGGCGGTCCGCGACGCCGACCACGTCCTCCACGCGGGCGACTTCAACACCGCGACGGTGCTCGACGCGTTCGAACGCGAGACGGCGACGTTCCACGGCGTCACGGGGAACAACGACACGGTGAGCGTCCGCGAGCGCCTCCCCGACCGCCGGACGGTCGACGTCGGCGACGTCCGTATCGCGCTGACCCATGGCCACGACCACACCGACACCTCGCTGGCGATGTACGGGCGACAGGAGAACGCGGACCTCGTCGTCGTCGGCCACTCACACCGACCGTCGTTCCGCTACGTCGGCGACGTGCCCGTGTTGAACCCAGGGAGCTACGCCGAACCACGGCGGTACCAGCCAGCGCACGCCGAACTCCAGCGCGACCCCCTCGGCGGCCGGCTCGTCCAGCCGGACGGCACGGAGCTCTCTCGGTTCGAGGTGTGA
- a CDS encoding cation diffusion facilitator family transporter, producing the protein MASSKSVVIAALVANGAIAILKFVGYLLTQSPSMLSETYHSISDTGNQVFLLFGIRYSGREADQSHPFGYGKAQFFYSFLVAVLLFGIAGWESLKHGYHAIQHPDPVSTGTTTLPVVAVEIPGVWVNYAVLTGAVVFESWALYKAYQGLSKQMTEHGWETLREAFRKTSDVTTLTAFTEDSIALGGAGIAMLAIFLSRQTGDPIYDAVGSVLIGLMLMGFALALAWENKRLLIGESIPRDEEAKLRSIVREWQGVEHIDEFRTVYFGPERLIVTADVSFDGTLDVEDIDDAITGIEDAIIDYEPQVRKVYIEPEV; encoded by the coding sequence ATGGCAAGCAGCAAGTCGGTCGTTATCGCCGCCCTCGTCGCCAACGGTGCGATTGCTATCCTGAAGTTCGTCGGCTACCTCCTCACACAGAGTCCGTCGATGCTCTCGGAGACGTACCACTCCATCTCCGACACCGGTAATCAGGTGTTCCTCCTGTTCGGCATCCGGTACAGCGGTCGTGAGGCGGACCAGAGTCACCCCTTCGGGTACGGCAAGGCACAGTTCTTCTACTCCTTCCTCGTCGCGGTCCTCCTGTTCGGTATCGCCGGCTGGGAGTCGCTGAAACACGGGTACCACGCGATTCAGCACCCGGACCCCGTCTCGACCGGTACCACGACGCTCCCGGTCGTCGCCGTCGAGATCCCCGGCGTCTGGGTGAACTACGCCGTCCTCACCGGCGCGGTGGTCTTCGAGAGCTGGGCGCTGTACAAGGCGTACCAGGGGCTCTCGAAGCAGATGACCGAACACGGCTGGGAGACGCTCCGCGAGGCGTTCCGCAAGACCAGCGACGTCACCACCCTCACCGCGTTCACCGAGGACTCCATCGCGCTCGGCGGTGCGGGTATCGCGATGCTCGCCATCTTCCTCTCCCGACAGACGGGCGACCCCATCTACGACGCCGTCGGGTCGGTGCTCATCGGCCTGATGCTGATGGGGTTCGCGCTCGCGCTGGCGTGGGAGAACAAGCGCCTGCTCATCGGCGAGTCCATCCCGAGAGACGAGGAGGCGAAACTGCGCAGCATCGTACGCGAGTGGCAGGGCGTCGAGCACATCGACGAGTTCCGGACGGTCTACTTCGGTCCGGAGCGACTCATCGTCACGGCCGACGTGAGCTTCGACGGCACCCTCGACGTCGAGGACATCGACGACGCCATCACGGGCATCGAGGACGCCATCATCGACTACGAACCGCAGGTCCGGAAGGTGTACATCGAACCCGAGGTGTAG